In Leishmania panamensis strain MHOM/PA/94/PSC-1 chromosome 13 sequence, the genomic stretch ggccggcatcccccttcctcctcatgAGGAAGTCCGCAGAGGACATTCGAACCacgcaaaaagaaaagaaacgaaacgAAAGATGAAAAATGCGTCTTCCTCTCggagggcgggggcggggCCCTTaatttttctcttttttgtgtgtgtctgcagcgTTTGTTTGTCGTTTTCTCGGtgcgcctctgtgcgtgtgtgcctgtgcgtgcgtgcgtgtctccGTTGtccctcgcgctgctgttcttcGCGCAGACGCGGAGTAGTTCGCCCAAAGTTGGCGTCTGTCTTGCCCTGCAGAGCGGGCTCGTGCGCTGTGCGTCTCCGACACTCTGTGCCGGAAGATCGCGTGCAGCTCCGCGAGATAAAGgcaaacgcacacgcaagaATAAGAAACAAAATAACAACAATAGTAAACTgcaaagcacacgcacacgcacacacacatgtgcgtGCGGAAGTGAGAAGCAGATTGAGGCGGGCTCCACCAACTCACCCTCAGATGCGGAGCAggtgagggaaaggaggTAGGAACTCCACCCTCAACTCCAGAGCCCccaggcacgcacagacacgcctaTAGGCGGGACACACAGAGTCACGTGACGAGTCGatgaagggaaaggaaggtgagaagagggaaggggggggagctCGAGGAGAATGCGGCTTTCCGTCAAAGCACGCACATGTGTATAAACaactgtcgccgctgctgtggatgcGCCTCACCCCTCACTAAGTAGCCACAAAGCAGGCACCCCACAGACAAGGATATTCACTCGCAGCCATCCTACGGCCCAGCTCGCCTGCGTCGCTTCCCATGCCGcacccttctctccgccccctcgctttctccttAAACACCGGCGCTCGATCTTCACCGCATGCCGCCGTGTTGCACAGCATACTGCTGCTCCGCGACATCTTGAAGGGTGGGAAAGAAGAGTTTCTGAAACGCCATGACGCCGAGTGTCACTACCAGCTGGGCGGATATGTAGAAGAGCAAGTAGAGCCAGTACTTGGCAGTCGACATCAGGTCGAAGGCTACGAAATAGAAGTTCGTGCTACCACCGGCAGAGGGAATGAGGGAGTAGATAATAATTAAGAGCATGAATAGAACCGCTGACAACCCTATGCCGAGAGCCTGTATCCACTGCCAGTAGTGAATCTGTAGAGCGAAGCgcacgaggatgacgaggatTAAGCCGCTGAACACAATCGTGCCTACCTCGTTCCCGGCGTAGCGTTGATGGGCACCGTCTTGGCGGACCAGCGTCGGGTAGGCCACATAGAAGAGAATCACCGCTGTCGTGAGTGACTCGGTAAGCCACCGCAGAAGCGTCACTAGGTTAAAGTACTCGCCACGCGACAGCGGCGTGTACAACTTCGGACGCTCCAGCAGGAGATCCTCGGGGAGGTCCTTCTCGAATATGCCCATAAAGAAGGGCGGGATACTCGTCAGGAAGACGTTGTAGAATGCGAGCACCCACCCGTCGAAGAGTGTTAGTCCCGAGAAGCCAGAGTAGAAGGCGAAGACGAACTGCACCACCGACACGGTGATGTTCTTGTAGAAGCTGACCAGAATGCAGCTGGCGTTTCGGAAAAGCGAGTAGCGGCCGTGCAccgcgcagaggcggcgcaggtgctTGAAGCGCGGAATCGCGTAgtcagcagcgagggcggcCTGTGAACCTTCCAGCCCAATGATGCCCACCCCGACACGCCCCTCCTGAATCATCGACACGTCATTAGCGCCGTCACCGATGGCCAGCGTCGTCATGCCAGTCGACCTCTGGAACATGCTAACCACGTTTGCCTTCTGGATCGGCGTCAGGCGGCAGCAAATAGCGGAGTTCACTTGCTGGGAGACGCGCAGGAACTGTTCAAAGTAGTGCTCCATCGCAATGCTCAGCGCAGGGCCATCGATAACGagggtgcagcgccgctcctgATGGGTTCCCTTAAGCGCCAGGTGCTGCTCCACAACGTCAAGGTCGCGCCCGACGCGCTCGATTGCCTTGGGGTCCGACGGGCTCGTATGGCCAATGTCGATGTGGTCGATGAAGTCGTTGCGCGGGTCGCAGAGGGTCGACGTTGCGGCGATCGTCACAGCGGTCTCGCGCTTGTCGCCCGTGAGCATCCAAATGATCACACCGGCGCTCAAAAAGAAGGACAGCGTCTCAGGCACCTCATCCTGCAGCTTGTCCtcgatggcggtggcgccgacgAGCCGcatctctttctccatcTCCAAGCAGACTTTGTCCACCGTAGAGCTGCGGTTGTGCAGGCTCTTGCCGGCCTCGGTGAAATTCACGAGCCACGGGTCGAGTTGCTGTCGTGTGATGTCCCTGgcgcacacaagcagcgTGCGCAACCCCATTAACGACATTTCCGTCAGAGTGTTGTCGATGTTGTCCATGTGCTCCTGTACATCTGGGCCGCGGCTCAGTTGTGACCTGATGAAGCTGTCGGCACCCTTACTGTACAACGTAATCTTCTTCGTGCCGCTATCCTCGACGACGATGCTCATGATCTTCCGCTCTGGAGTGAATTCTAGTGTGGCGAGGATGTTGTACACCTTTTGCGTGTTGTTGCGCAGGAGAATCGTGATCGTCTTCGTCGTGCGGTAGGTGAGGCGATacccggcagcagcagcggtctGGACCAGTGCGACTTCGTCCGGGGAGGTGCCTTCATAGACGATGCCGAAGTCGGCTTTCTCGTCCTCGAAGGGCTGAACCGTGTTGCACAAAGCCAGCGCTAGAAAGTACTCTTGCAGCTGCCCGAGCCCCTTCGACTCTTCCTCCTTGCGCAGTCGCGTGATGGTCTCGTCCAGTCTGTCACTTTCGATCGGAATGCCAAGAGCCTCGCCTCGCTTGAACTTCATGACATTCTCCGTCAGCGTCCCCGTCTTGTCGGTGAAGATGAAGCGCACCATCGCCAGCTGCTCGTTGAGGTTCGATGTGTTAGGCAGGCAGTGCCGCCAGCGGTTGTTCATGTACTCCATCATGTGGCAGTCCACCCGCATCCACTGCGCCTGGATCACCTTGCACACCTCAATCGTGACGAACAGAGAAATGGGCACGCAGTAGCTCAGCAAAATGAAGTAGGTCAAGTACCGGTACCCCCACAGACGCCCACCCTTGTGCATCTcgatgaagaagaagaggtacGGATGGTCCCGGTGCCTGTTGTTCCACCACATCGCCATGGAGGCGATGATGAAGAGCATGACTTGCTGGAAGATGAGGATGGCAATGATCAAGTAGTTAAGCTTTCGGTCGAGGTTTGACGACTTGAGAGGCTTCTCCTTCAAGTTGCGGAACAGCTTCGTGTCGATGCCCGCATAGATGACCATGCCCCAGACCCAATCGGTGTTGCGTAGCACGCAGCCACGGTACAGGAACTGGTTCAGCGACAGCGCGTGCTCCTCGCCATTGAGCTCCAGCAGTCCCGTCCATGACAGCAGCCCTGGGTCTGGCAGGCTCGTGTGCAACACGGCAGTGCTATTCATGATCGTCTCGACTTTGCAGAGCGGCCAGGttgcctccaccgccttgCGCGACTTTAGGCTCGTCTCGCCGTCCAGGCTGCATGTGTCAATGAACGCCTGTCCCTCCTCGAGGGAGGTGGCGAACATGACGACATCGgcacgcacctcctcgccgttgGCGATGTACATGACATCACCGGGGTGGATGTCTTTGCTCTTCACCGAGACGAGTTCGCCGTTGCGCACTACCAGCGCTGCAATCGAGTTGGCGCGCTTATCCGCCGTATGTCGCTTGGCGTCCTCCACACCCTCTTTGACGAGTGCCACGATGAGCAcgacgagcagcggcacagctgACGTCGCCGGACTCCATGGGGATAGGCCTGGTATGAAACTGATTATCATGTTGATGAGGAAGTACACGTTGCTCACCTTCTTAAACTGAAAAAGGAGGCAGAGCGGGAGAAAAGAAATCAGCGTGTACTTCGACGTGCAAATGAAGTTCGAGGGATAGTTAAACTGTGCGTTCAACTCGGGGTTATTCATGTACACAATCACCTCCGCATCCTCGTCCACATCGGCCTCCATAACACTGCAGCAAGCCCAACTGCAGACCTTTGGGAAAATGCTGGCGGGCAGGCACTTGCGCCACCACGGTCCTTGGTCGGGCATGATTGCCGTCACTCCAAGATGGTATATGAGCTATAAAGGaacaaggaaaaggcgcaccacagacacacgcgcagggaCAGACGCGCGCTTGCAGCTCAGCAAACGAAAGGATgcggcgggggaggggagagggaggaggaggaggaggaggaggaggagggagtgtaGGAGCAACAACAAGGCAGAAGATATGCGAcgggggaaagaaaagcgatCCTAAGCGGCACCGCGAGCAGCACAGAAAACAGAAGACGAGAGGAGCGGCAATGGAATGATAAGGGGGGGGTAGCGAGAAGGACCctcagagagaagagcaaaactTGATGACGCgaaaggcgctgctgcgtgtggataagggagcaggagagagaggggaggaatGCGCAGAGCTAGCACGTGAGGTTTCTGCGCGCTTATCACGGCtcgtgtgggagggggggggtgcgggagagggagcacgTGTGCCAGGGTGCGATCTAAGGACGGGAACGGTGCGTGAAGACGGGTGAGGGGGCGGTGAGATGCTCACCTGGAATTCAATGTACACTGACAAGCTTAGAGGGATTGAGTGATGCAACAAGACAACAAAGCAGAAATGGAAGTGACGGCAGTCCTTAAGTGTGCCCCTGCAACGATCGTGGCTGTGCGTTTGCGAGGAGTGGTGaagcacaaagagggggacgACAGCAAAATCAGAGCGAGGTGGGGCAAGGCGTGATGTGCGGAGATCAAAAATGCActgaggagaagaggggctcCCAGGTGTGAGAGGCGCATGGGAGAAGGCCAGCACGTTATTCTCtttggaggagggggggggggggtacagaccgccccctctgcctctccgcGCAATTATGCATGCGGCACCCattgcttgtttgtttttcttcagCTGGCTGGCCTTTGttctcgccagcagctgcggtaATACGATGGCACGGCATTCTGCTGACATCGTCGTCCGCTTTGAGTTCActttcttctgcttcgcTTCTCCATCACTACCAGCACTAGAGCTGTGACCACCGTCCTGATCGCCTGTTATTCATTGGGCAATGAGCTACTATCTCGCGCACCTGTGCACACCCTCAAGCGCCTACCCGAAaccgcaccagcacacaaACGTTTTTGCGCCCATGCAGCACAGCTGGACTCTGTACGATCCCAAAGTGGCTGAGGAAACACAtaaagaaaacaaagaaaccGCGTGCAACGGCAATGCACTCGTCCCACATCGTAGGGCAACCTTGCACAGGATCACAGCGACGTCC encodes the following:
- a CDS encoding phospholipid-transporting ATPase 1-like protein (TriTrypDB/GeneDB-style sysID: LpmP.13.1400), producing the protein MPDQGPWWRKCLPASIFPKVCSWACCSVMEADVDEDAEVIVYMNNPELNAQFNYPSNFICTSKYTLISFLPLCLLFQFKKVSNVYFLINMIISFIPGLSPWSPATSAVPLLVVLIVALVKEGVEDAKRHTADKRANSIAALVVRNGELVSVKSKDIHPGDVMYIANGEEVRADVVMFATSLEEGQAFIDTCSLDGETSLKSRKAVEATWPLCKVETIMNSTAVLHTSLPDPGLLSWTGLLELNGEEHALSLNQFLYRGCVLRNTDWVWGMVIYAGIDTKLFRNLKEKPLKSSNLDRKLNYLIIAILIFQQVMLFIIASMAMWWNNRHRDHPYLFFFIEMHKGGRLWGYRYLTYFILLSYCVPISLFVTIEVCKVIQAQWMRVDCHMMEYMNNRWRHCLPNTSNLNEQLAMVRFIFTDKTGTLTENVMKFKRGEALGIPIESDRLDETITRLRKEEESKGLGQLQEYFLALALCNTVQPFEDEKADFGIVYEGTSPDEVALVQTAAAAGYRLTYRTTKTITILLRNNTQKVYNILATLEFTPERKIMSIVVEDSGTKKITLYSKGADSFIRSQLSRGPDVQEHMDNIDNTLTEMSLMGLRTLLVCARDITRQQLDPWLVNFTEAGKSLHNRSSTVDKVCLEMEKEMRLVGATAIEDKLQDEVPETLSFFLSAGVIIWMLTGDKRETAVTIAATSTLCDPRNDFIDHIDIGHTSPSDPKAIERVGRDLDVVEQHLALKGTHQERRCTLVIDGPALSIAMEHYFEQFLRVSQQVNSAICCRLTPIQKANVVSMFQRSTGMTTLAIGDGANDVSMIQEGRVGVGIIGLEGSQAALAADYAIPRFKHLRRLCAVHGRYSLFRNASCILVSFYKNITVSVVQFVFAFYSGFSGLTLFDGWVLAFYNVFLTSIPPFFMGIFEKDLPEDLLLERPKLYTPLSRGEYFNLVTLLRWLTESLTTAVILFYVAYPTLVRQDGAHQRYAGNEVGTIVFSGLILVILVRFALQIHYWQWIQALGIGLSAVLFMLLIIIYSLIPSAGGSTNFYFVAFDLMSTAKYWLYLLFYISAQLVVTLGVMAFQKLFFPTLQDVAEQQYAVQHGGMR